The Pristiophorus japonicus isolate sPriJap1 chromosome 3, sPriJap1.hap1, whole genome shotgun sequence genome has a segment encoding these proteins:
- the LOC139255344 gene encoding neurotensin receptor type 1-like yields MTGRVDPCMRHIKSFNNDSDPWNSIELSKNSPSQQHLLIGSKQQEPGYVTIPVTVFYALLFLFGVFANGLSILTLLRNGRMKVSATRFYLLSLALADLLLLLTIPVTVYRYYWQYYPWLLSDPICKLYFMVRQIYCAITSWTIIAFTAERYIAICHPMWSITGLRQSRMVYLLAVIWVMSVTSSVPFAIVYGQSAACILDYTAKSQDKTIFYSTVCEMIEQEPFTIYKTVIQMRSVLCFLVPLTVIIIFHLLIFRHLSVNSRQREKMGLMHPWRGQCTNPLTSSGNLPGTERKALQLMGAVIVAFFVCNFPDTAATLMHIYTENWTTSIHTIYTWLKSYLSLPLWYVNSALDPILFCISSSSFRSAAKTNVIRTESSDKSSNQVNCSVLDGIKLLVGVAPIQASGKNCITHLT; encoded by the exons ATGACTGGTCGTGTGGATCCTTGCATGAGACACATCAAGTCCTTCAATAATGATTCAGACCCATGGAATTCAATTGAACTCAGTAAAAATTCACCAAGTCAACAGCACCTGTTGATTGGGTCCAAGCAGCAGGAGCCAGGCTATGTAACAATTCCGGTCACTGTATTTTATGCTTTACTTTTTCTCTTTGGTGTATTTGCAAATGGTTTGAGCATTCTGACACTGCTAAGAAATGGACGGATGAAGGTCAGTGCCACTCGCTTCTACCTCCTCAGCCTGGCACTGGCAGATCTGCTGCTCTTGCTGACCATACCAGTGACAGTGTACAGGTACTACTGGCAGTACTACCCCTGGCTGCTCAGTGACCCCATCTGCAAACTCTACTTCATGGTCCGACAGATCTACTGTGCCATAACCAGCTGGACTATAATTGCCTTTACTGCTGAGCGATATATTGCAATTTGCCATCCCATGTGGTCAATCACTGGTCTACGGCAGTCTCGAATGGTCTATTTGTTGGCAGTTATCTGGGTCATGTCAGTCACCTCTTCTGTGCCATTTGCCATTGTTTATGGACAATCAGCGGCCTGTATCCTTGATTATACTGCCAAGTCACAGGATAAGACTATCTTCTACTCTACAGTGTGTGAGATGATTGAGCAAGAACCATTCACCATCTACAAGACTGTGATCCAAATGAGGAGTGTCCTCTGCTTCTTGGTTCCACTCACCGTGATCATCATCTTTCACCTGCTTATATTTCGACATTTAAGTGTGAATAGTCGCCAGCGGGAGAAGATGGGATTGATGCATCCATGGAGAGGTCAATGCACAAACCCCCTCACTagttctggaaatctgcctggaacAGAAAGAAAGGCCCTTCAGCTGATGG GAGCTGTTATTGTTGCCTTTTTCGTTTGTAACTTTCCTGATACTGCTGCCACCCTGATGCACATTTACACGGAGAACTGGACGACAAGTATTCACACTATTTACACCTGGCTGAAGTCATACTTGTCACTGCCACTGTGGTATGTAAACAGTGCCCTAGACCCCATCCTCTTCTGCATTTCCTCTTCCTCCTTCCGCAGTGCTG CTAAGACCAACGTCATCCGCACTGAGTCTAGTGACAAGAGCAGCAATCAAGtgaactgctctgtcctggatggtatcaagcttcttgtTGGGGTTGCACCTATCCAGGCAAGTGGTAAGAAttgcatcacacacctgacttaa